The Gossypium arboreum isolate Shixiya-1 chromosome 6, ASM2569848v2, whole genome shotgun sequence DNA window TTATTATAACTCAAATAAACCTCTTGGATGGAACTAGGCTTCTGAATTCGATCGATCGAACCCACTAGTTTGTTATAACTGAGCTCCAACTGTAGAAGAGATGGCAGAGTAAACAGCCAAGATGGTACTCCACCACTTATAGAGTTATATGATAACAAAAGTTCCTCCAGAAATTGAAGCTCACTAACATGATTTGGAAAGGGACCTTCCAAGTGATTATATGACAAATCCAAATGGGTAATTTTTGTGAGGTTGAAGATAGTTATTGGAAGTGGACCACTCAAATtgcatgaagaaaagctcaaagAAGTTAATTTTCTAAGGTTTCCAAAAACATCTGGAATCTGTCCTTCAAGCGAATTTCCTTCTAAACCAACGGAAATGATTTGAGTGAGATTTCCACATGATGCTGGAATTGACCCCTTAAAACCACATTCGGAAAGGTCCAACAACTCAAGGCCACTACTCCAGTTTGTGTTAGGGAGATAACCTGCGAGATTCTCATTCCCACTTAAATCTAAAACTTTGAGGTTTGGAAGCTGAAAAGCTTGAGTTGGAAATTCCCCATGCAATTGACACCAACTGAAACTCAAATGTTCTAGTGACGAAGACAAGTTCAGTAAAGAAGTAAGTGCAACATCAGACATATCTACAGTGTCAAGCACAAGGTTTCTTAATTTGGTCAAGTTTCTTGCAAGCATGTCGAAACCATGGCCATCAAATCTCAAATATGATTCATTATCATCAAAGAACCCATTATAAGAGAGATTAAGATGGGTTAAACTCACCAACTGGCTAAATAATTTTGATGAGATGATGCCATCGAAACCATTATCAGCAAGGTTGAGTCGTCGGAGTCCATGAAAGTGAAACAAGCTGCTAGTGTTCTCAAGAAGAGAGCCTCTGAGGTTGTTGGAGCTCAAATCAAGCCATTGTTGGAGGTTGTGAAGTTGAAAGAGGCTGTTGTTTGCAAAGAGAGAACCAACAAGGCAACTGTGACTAAGATCCATGCCGATTACATGACCAGTCACGTTGTTGCATTTCACTCCCTTCCATGAACAACAATCAATGCTTTTGTTCCATGACTCTATGTCTATCCTGGGATAAGGATCTCGATAACCATCATCATGATAAAAATCGCAATCAACAGAAATGGTGGTTTTAAAATGGAGCAAAGCATCTCTCTGGTGTGGGAGACATAAATGAGAGGATGGAGGAGGAACAGAAGAAGACAGACTCCATGAAAGTTGCAACACCATCAAAACCAGGCAAAGGCttcccattttttttttctccaaaaaaagaagaaaacaagTACAAAGTTAAGGAACAAAGGTATGTCTCGTCTATTGTAACAACAGCCAAGTAAGTCATAAGTCCAAGTCTATCTCATTTTTAGACGTTTGTTTCAATTCAATAAAGTAGACAATTCAGCCCCACAAAATTAACCATTGACTAATTCTTAATATCATTTATGAACTTAGTTAATACTTCAATTACAATTAATATTAATCATAACTACTTTACTATGGATTTAACTTACTAACAATCTATTGGCTTAATAGCAAAGTATGGGTTGAAGGATAATTTGCCTGAAAGCTTTATGAGAAACAATAGTTCTTTTCTTTGGAAAGCGTTGTCCAAGATATGGCCTTTGTTTAGAGACAATCCAATATGGTCGGTGGGGGATGGGAAATCTATTCGTTGCTGGCTGGATCCTTAGATACCACTGATTGGACCTTTAATAGATCGAATACCTTCGCATTGGAATTTGGAAACGAATTGCTGACTTGAAGATATGGTAACTTTGGAAGCTAATTAGAATATTGATTTCTTTCGTATATGGGTCCTTGAAACAATTACTAGTCATATTGTGAGTATTCCTCCTCCACATCCTGTTGATGGATCGAATAGGATTTCATGGGCGCCTAATTTTAAAGGGAATTGCTGGTGAAGGGTGTCTATTGATCATTGAAGGAAGATCATTGGAATCCCAAGGATCCGATGTGGAAATCTCCATGGAATTTCAAAGGTCCTCAAAGAGTTCGACTTTTTCTATAGCTCACTTTCAAACAACGCCTTCTCACTAACATGGAGCGCGTAAGGCGAGGCATTGGTTAGGAAGCATCTTGCCTGGTTTGTGGTCATGTTGAAGAAAGCAATTTGCATGTTCTTAGAGACTGTTTGGCGGCAAGAGAGGTTTGGAGACAGGTAATTCCTTCAAGATTTGATAGCTGGTTCTTCACTTCCAACATTTCGGATTGGTTAATTTCAAATTTACAATCTCATAAATTGTTTGATTCCTTAGAAGTTAGTCGAGCAAGCTTAATTGGTCTTATAGCATAGAGAATATGGAACATAAATCTTTTTGTATTCCAAGGTTTAATGTGGGAAGCAAATGAGATTATCAAAGTCTCTATCACGTGGGCGAAACCATTTTGGAGTACACACAATAAAGCTTTGAAAAGAAGACTCACCACTGCTAAAAGGAATTTTCTTTCAGTAAATTGGATTCATTTGCACATTGATGGAGTTGTTAATTTGAGTACAGGATATGCTTTTACAGGGGGAGTGATACGAAATGATCAAGGGAATTGGATTATGGGATTTAATCACTCTCTAAGGTTGTGTTCGGTTTTTGACGCTGAATTGTGAGGATATCTTAGATGGGTTGACTCTTTTACAAAGACCGTGATTTGAACAAGATTTCCATTCACACTAATAGCCTTGAGGTAGTCTATACTTTGCAAAGGAGTGTATATATGCTAATTGAAACTCAGCATTGGTTAGACGGATTCAACAGAGGTTACGAAATTTTCAGCATTGGGTGGTTAGACATGTTCCAAGGGAGGCCAATATTGTCACAGATCGAATTGCAAAAATAGTAACTGTTGATATGGAGGGAGTTAATGTTTTGCCAATTACTCCTAGAGATTTTTAAGAGCCCTTCAGAGCGACAAAAaataattgttttttttattataccagtgtaatttaattttttaagttttgttttttttcaccaaaaaaatcGAATTAAATCTTTATGTTATtgattattaaaaaaattgagtGAATAtatcaaaagttttaaaataatttttagtcaACCATTATTTTCAAAACAACAAGTCAAGTAAACACAACATTTCCAAGTCAAGTAAAAATTGAGTGAATATTATTAAGAAATTTAAGTTTtttggaaagaaaagaaaagaataaacacAACATTTCCAATTCAACAAAAGTCATAATTGTTTCCTTTAAAAAAGACCTGGTTGTATATTAAAGTCAGTCAACATTTCTATTAAAAGCTAAAATGTTGAGAGTTGAATTTATCTCAAAACAAagaataataatcaaattaataaaatatataaatattgagaTTATACTCAATTTTTCTTTACttctataatttaaaattaaaattcttttgataatactattaatttatttatgttaaatttaaTGTGTTATCAATTAAAATGCCACATATTTAAATGTGATGAAATTCATTATTAGTGTATCAATTGGactttaattttcaaattagaaatgtaattaaagagattaaattttaaatatcgaAAGGGTATAGGTAAGGGCCTAGGGTTAATTaagccaaaattttcatattagaAATTaggcataatgataaatttagctctcaatgtttacatatttttgtcaatttgaccattattctttttttttttagctaaatttgacCATAAACCTTTTAAAAAGTATCAAGTCACTTCTCTTTAATAAAAATATGGATTAAACAATTTTTTAATAAAGTTGGCATTATAATTTGCATGGCAATCTACATGCACTTCATGTCGATATGACACTATTAGTAGGTGTGAACATTCAATGAGTtgtgtaatagcctaaattttcaatagtgtcggaacagtgattcgagatcactaaatccaacaaatgagtagaaaatattattaatttagtgaatataagttagatatgaagttaggaaaatttttgaagtaGCGAATAGTGgactagaaataaatattaaaataattataataaaaaagaggtatcgagactttgaaaattttaaaacgagccataaatatttttataaatatttatggagtgttaataggttagtattaaagtttcgtcaagaaattttaaagtttcgatagttaattgaataaaaaggattaaattgtaacaaatgtaaaattttagaaaataattaaatagcttaaatgataaaagaaagagggtttaaaaggcaaatagacccaaggtctatttgggctggacggcaagggcatgaaatcagcaagaaaatatgGAGaactaagggtaaaattggaatattgcaaaatttacttaataaaggagaattaagggtaatatttctctttatttttctgcattctcatcagaaaaaacaccatagaaggctTTCCTTGAgctgttttttcatatttttactacaagtaagttcaattcttagttatttcttgaaatttttgtatttttgtgacttttacaactaggtccacttgttaaattcattagtttttgattttatgaaagaaattgaaagtttctatgaatattttctggaagtatatgatgatttagcatggcattagagctttaaattgtttatatgctgattttattgaaagaattgaatagaaagtgaatttttgggacctaatagtgaaagagtttgaagttagggttttatgtggaaattctgaatttaaataattttgaaataacttataatgtctaggtaaaGTATTAGTtgggaaaaattagcttaattgaggggttaattgagcaaggactgaattgtatgtaCTGTGAAAGTTGGGGCAAAAATCAAAatcaatatttgtactaaaacagtttttgacagtagcagtagtttaactttgaaaattcaaaaaaaattgtagaaatcgaattagagaatgaataaaatatgaaattaaagcttatttagtctaatttcttatagaagaaattgtGTAAGCAacagaattgtaaatcatgagatataatagattttgtgagacaaggttagaataatttcgggttcccttgttctgactttggaaaatcatcaaaaattggataaaaataattatgggcttaaatttatatttttaaaacccctaatgagtctattttcaatagaaacaaaaataaacatcatTAGATTTCCGtacaagaagataattaatttttagtgaagaagggttggaactATCAGActgcagaacaggggtgactttaaaaaataaattgtacttattggctaaaccaaaaattctgaaaattttcttataagaagatatgtgagtctagtttcatggaaaattagcagatcctaatttggagttctatagctcaagataaaaataattagtgaCTATGGCATGGATGGACAACattggaatatacataagtaaataataaaattatagataatattacttataagcgggttaTAAGCATTAAGAATGTGAAATAGAGTGAagatgaagtcaatactgataagtgaatgattttacaatgatagatcgagaacccaaaacaaatcgaggaaaagaaaaagtagttgattaatccctgaactttcacaaattttgcaaatcgacccaggtaagttcatatagcttaaatttaatgattaagtgttaattttatgaattatataatgtatgatgaGATATATTTATTAATGAATTGAGAATAAAATAACAAGCAAAAACCGACTAAACGATCAAATTGAGCGGAACGTCAGATTTGAGTACTTCTaatcagtgacaagtgacaagtgataagtggtagccttagctacacttatctgattagtgacaagtgataagtggtagctttagctacacttatctgatcaatgacaagtgacaagtgataaatgtgatctgTGTAAGATCGTGGCAGGACTATGAGTTcaaaaagtgataagtgatcatacgtaagaccatagttatactatggcaaaATGAAAGTGGAGTACTCAATTTTCCGTAACCGTTCCCTAATTTGATTAAGAATGGTATATGATAAATGGACCCAAAAGAATTAAAGGAAATGGATAAGTGGTAGTGAGTTTATACAAGAGAACTCACCAATGATTGTGGTTGACAGGTGAACTTAAAAATTGTGTATGTTGTATAAGTGTCtgaatatttggtaagatttatgttttatgcctatgaacttactaagcttctataagcttacttgaaTATATTCAATGTCTCTTATAGATTGACGTGGaagtatacggaggatcggatcaacacagagaatcacactatccagattatctccggtagcttttgtaaatttccttttttatttatatggcatgtataaggtttgatgattatataaatgctaagacttgtttaatgaatatGCATTAAATGAAagaatgatgaatatgttaaatggtataattataatagaagtataatttggtatgaaattggttgaaatgaattggttggttggattggtctcggttttaaaatttgtagggaaggttagatatttataaaggggttatattgagcttataaattaaaaaaaaaaactttgggattttccaaaaaattccctatggtttcgatttaattctggtttggttccgaagtatgttttgggctttggaggcccatctaaagaatgtcatgacatgttttagtaaatgaatagtatttaactcgtaataacggaaaattaattcggtaaactccggtaatgcctcgtaccctattccggcaacgaatacgggtaaggggtgttacaagttgagTCAAATCAAGTAAAAAAATTTAGAGTTAATCGAGTTGTCGAATCCTATATTAGCAATCAAagtcaatttgaattttttttgaatcgagtaaaaaaattttgagtcaaATCGAGTTAATAAatcatattatttatactcaTTGTTACGTTTACATAGActaattatttaactagtaggtgaaatacaagattatttaactacttAAGTAATGCCGATGGgcaaacatttatcaaaacgacgtagttttgcaTTTTATTATTTGGATTTTTGGGTAACTCGAATTGTATAATTTATATTCAAGTTAAActgaaaaatttgaaattttttattcgagttgatttgattaactcgaataactcaaactatttaatttaaaatttgaatttttttatcgaATATTTTAAATCAGATCAATTTTGCTCACCCTAACTATTAAACACATTAATGATGATAAATAAGTCCAATAATAtcttaattaatgtaatgaaaCAACAATATTGACTATAAATTTGCAAAATTAATATCAAGGGAAATTTGGGTATTATAGAAACCATGTATTTACTCCAATCCTGTAATTACAGAAtagattaaaatatttttattttgaataatgaattaaataataaaaaacatatttaaataaacTTATCAAAACTTTTGTttcaacttaaaaatatattcagTAAGTGGGAaattaattttatgaataaaattttaacaagtGAAGAAATATGGATACATAGTAGGAAACCTTttgctttttcaattttttaaaacaaaatttactACTTCAACTTCAACTAAAAAGAATCATTCAGTAAACCTTTATTCCTTCATTCTTTTACACATTCAGTAAAACAAAAATAGCAATAGGACACAATTTTCttctttatgattttttttaaatttttgaagaTACATTTacagaaaaaaaaattgtaaatgagACTTAAAAAACTTGCCTTCGCACCATCTAAACCAACAACAATAAGTTAaaacatatgaaaatatatataaatttcgaTTTTAAAAATTATTGATAGTTAGAAATACACTATTTTAGAGATGCACGTTTAAAAATGTTTATAAGTTCAACAAGATTTTAAGAAAAATCAAAAAATCAAATGAGTTTCTATATTAAATTTATACTCAAATGAACCCTTATCATTAATAGAAAAAAGCTAAAACCTATCCCTTAATGATTTATATCTTTCATCGTGTTAAccgataaattaattaataatccaatcaaATAATGAGATGtgacaatatttattttaatcttattttttccttaatatataaaaaaacttaaaattgttaaacaatatattttaaaagtataaaatgctaaaaattataaaacttataaaaataatttaaaatctcataaaaatcctaataagttattaaaataaaaaaatataaattcataattcaaaacAACTTCTAATAAATTATAGaatatcaaaaatatataaaatgtatttatTGGCTCTTCATTTCGGAAATTATATTAAACACGTGACATTAGATAGTTAAAATATTTGTTCGAATATTGGATGGAAAAACTAGTTTATACAAGCAAAGACACTAatccaatatgtaaatgaatatatccaatataaataaatatttaacttttggcatattttatgaaaaaaattcatTATCCACTATTGCAAGACAAGATAAAAAAAAGGTAATTTATATAAATAGACTTAAATAAAAAAgtgttttaatattccagaacACAAAATTATCCATCAAATATATATTAACTCAAAAGTTTCTAACAAACACAGATTGTAACCAACACCTACCCCATTCAAACCACTGCAACTTAATTTGATTCGCTGCGTCTCGGAGATGCATGAttctcatcatcttcttcatcataaATAGGGCTCCGATCATCTTTGGGGAGCGGGCTAGGACTGCGGCTGTTCCCATTTTCCTTTGCGGAGCTCTTATAATCCCTGTCTTCAGCATCAGCTTCACGATCTGGAGTTCTGCTCCTCCCCCTGGGACTCCCACTGTAATCCGAACCATTGGCATGTCTGCGATCCCTTGGGGATGGGCTACGTCTCTCTTGTGGGCTTCTTTCATCACGTGCTGGACTATGCTTCCTCCCCCGAACTGGGGACAGAGAACGCCTGTGGCGCTTAGGACTCCTTGATCTTCTATCGTCACGCTCGAAACTTCTTTCTCGCTTCACAGGTGATCTCGATCTACTGTACAAGGCCCAAAGACTCAACACAGAGGCATAAACAGTTAACCAAACAAAAATAATTCACATATCAGATCCGGAATCTTGGATGTGGAAAGCTAAATACAAACCTGTCACTACGCCCTCGGCTGTAACTGCGGCTTCTGCTTCGACCACGTCGGGCACTGGGTGAACGCGAGTAACTCCGTGGTCTACGGCTGCAACAATAGAGTCATTTCCCAAGTAAACAAAATAGAAGCTTTCATATGATAATATATGATTACGCTCCTTTTCAGACCAAACTAGTGAGAGTAACAAAAAGTAGATGGGACTTTGAGGGAGGACGACCTCAGTTTCTTTGGACTGTTTTGACAATCTCTTTCTATGTGGCCTCGTTCCCCACAGCGGTAACACTTATTCTTCCAATCGCCGGCTTTGCAATCACGAGCCCAGTGACCATCGATTCCACAATTGAAGCAGCGCCCAGATCCAGGAGTAGGACCTCTTCCAGCATAATCACGAGATCCACCAGGGCCTCGGGGCACCTAAAATGCAATTCAATTCAGATTCAATATTCAAACACTATCGAGTCAAGTCTAGGGCAACAAGGAGAAAGAGAAATGACACAGTATACGTTTCCACAAACAAGGCAAGTTTTAACACTTTCTACCCCACCAGCAGTTCTCATATTTTGTTTCTAATATAGAAACCGAGTGGCAACAACAATATTCTAATGTGTAGTTACGTAAACGGCTTTAAACTCTTTCTTCTAGGCAGCAGTATTTAGACATATTCGTTGATTTAAACATCAAACTCATAATCGTAAGGCATAAACATGCAAATATTATTGGCTTCACTAGCAAGTTGTACCAAGTTCCAAAGTTATTGCTAGACCACATTTTGCTGCTTTAATCCCATCTATAGGTCTCTACTACCAGATTTCAAAAACCCATGTCAGCATTCAGAACATTTTTTACTAATACCTCAGCAGCAACTGAAATGAACATGCAAATTTTTCATTACTTATACCAAAGGCATAAAGGAATAGGGATGTATATACATGATAAGATTAACCAATGAATGGTTAAATTTGTCAATGGGTTTCATGTAGCATTGTTTCTAGAAAATTGTGGCAGTCAAGTAATCAGCAAACTTACTCCCTTGGCAAATTCCACAATGATACGGCATCCGTCTAGGTCTCGACCATTCAACGAATATCTTGCATCATCAGCATCTCTAGGGTCACTGAATTCCTGTTAACAAGGAAACAAAcaaaagcacacacaaaacgAACAAAGAATAAAAAATCCAAGTAAAAGATCATATTTTCAATACATAGTGAAAAATCTATAGATATAACGCAGAAAAGTTTTTCAGATAAAATTACGAGTAAAGATATACATACAACGAATGCATAGTCGCGCTTCATATCCACATCACGTACTCTGCGTAAACGGGTGCCAGAAACAGTAAGGCCATCAGGACACAATTATCGAAGGGTTGATAGTTTGCCCCTCACAGATGAACCAAAAACACCCACTTTTGAGATTGTTGCCATTTCGATAAAAACACGCAATAACACTATAGAAAGACTCGCCAAATCCACCAAGGTCACCCTCTCACCATAGACCTCCAGGTTAGGCAAAAGCCAAGGGACCTTCAACAAGATCATTCAAGTTAAACCACACAGACAGGTGGAGGGTTGCAACACTCTCACTCGTATTTTAATAGGAGGACCAGATGTCAAGTGCTACATTAAGGGTTTTGGCAATGACTATTTTCTCCTACTTCATTGTCACTACACCCTGAACTAGGGATGGCAATGGAACGGGGCAGAGGCAAATGTCACTAAATCCACCACCGCTCCATAGTTGGCACGCTCTACTCCACCGCCCACCCTGCTCCACTATGGATGTAAAATCTTGAAGACCACTACCACCTCTATGGATGTTAGATGCATCCATCCCCACCTCACCCACTTCGTTTCAACTTATTTTGCTACTTATCTTTAAtgttttcaatcaatttaaagttaagtaaatatttaaatatgattctttaaaatttatttaaacataaactACATGAActataatatattattacatttttacccttttaATAGTTAAATATACAAGGATACAATGTAATTTCATATAGTGGAGCGGGGTGAAATGGGGCAAGCAATTATCATAACCACCCCGACCC harbors:
- the LOC108486528 gene encoding serine/arginine-rich splicing factor RS2Z32-like isoform X1, which encodes MPRYDDRRGGTRLYVGHLSSRTRSRDLEDMFSRYGRVRDVDMKRDYAFVEFSDPRDADDARYSLNGRDLDGCRIIVEFAKGVPRGPGGSRDYAGRGPTPGSGRCFNCGIDGHWARDCKAGDWKNKCYRCGERGHIERDCQNSPKKLSRRPRSYSRSPSARRGRSRSRSYSRGRSDSLWALYSRSRSPVKRERSFERDDRRSRSPKRHRRSLSPVRGRKHSPARDERSPQERRSPSPRDRRHANGSDYSGSPRGRSRTPDREADAEDRDYKSSAKENGNSRSPSPLPKDDRSPIYDEEDDENHASPRRSESN
- the LOC108485181 gene encoding receptor-like protein 9DC1, which translates into the protein MGSLCLVLMVLQLSWSLSSSVPPPSSHLCLPHQRDALLHFKTTISVDCDFYHDDGYRDPYPRIDIESWNKSIDCCSWKGVKCNNVTGHVIGMDLSHSCLVGSLFANNSLFQLHNLQQWLDLSSNNLRGSLLENTSSLFHFHGLRRLNLADNGFDGIISSKLFSQLVSLTHLNLSYNGFFDDNESYLRFDGHGFDMLARNLTKLRNLVLDTVDMSDVALTSLLNLSSSLEHLSFSWCQLHGEFPTQAFQLPNLKVLDLSGNENLAGYLPNTNWSSGLELLDLSECGFKGSIPASCGNLTQIISVGLEGNSLEGQIPDVFGNLRKLTSLSFSSCNLSGPLPITIFNLTKITHLDLSYNHLEGPFPNHVSELQFLEELLLSYNSISGGVPSWLFTLPSLLQLELSYNKLVGSIDRIQKPSSIQEVYLSYNNISGSIPCSIFDLVNLTSLDLSSNNLSGPIPDSIFDLVNLTSLDLSSNDLSGGIKSDMLSKLTSLEFLDVSSNSLLSLSTSGNDVNYSFPQLTTVIFSGCSVRQFPNFFRTSKLTFLDLSNNVISGGISKWEAEGWEGLISLDLSHNFLTALEQFPGNNLGYLNLRSNLLQGPILSTCLNPQIPSSKELSVIIISKNKLTGNIPSSVCNLSSLDVLDLSENSLSGTISDCFGNLRSLEFMNLQMNNFYGKIPDSFVNNSKLSHLLLNDNLLEGLVPPSLANCISLELLNLGKNKLSDRYIAHETLSKFESNER
- the LOC108486528 gene encoding serine/arginine-rich splicing factor RS2Z32-like isoform X2, coding for MPRYDDRRGGTRLYVGHLSSRTRSRDLEDMFSRYGRVRDVDMKRDYAFVEFSDPRDADDARYSLNGRDLDGCRIIVEFAKGVPRGPGGSRDYAGRGPTPGSGRCFNCGIDGHWARDCKAGDWKNKCYRCGERGHIERDCQNSPKKLRPRSYSRSPSARRGRSRSRSYSRGRSDSLWALYSRSRSPVKRERSFERDDRRSRSPKRHRRSLSPVRGRKHSPARDERSPQERRSPSPRDRRHANGSDYSGSPRGRSRTPDREADAEDRDYKSSAKENGNSRSPSPLPKDDRSPIYDEEDDENHASPRRSESN
- the LOC108486528 gene encoding serine/arginine-rich splicing factor RS2Z32-like isoform X4 codes for the protein MPRYDDRRGGTRLYVGHLSSRTRSRDLEDMFSRYGRVRDVDMKRDYAFVEFSDPRDADDARYSLNGRDLDGCRIIVEFAKGVPRGPGGSRDYAGRGPTPGSGRCFNCGIDGHWARDCKAGDWKNKCYRCGERGHIERDCQNSPKKLSRRPRSYSRSPSARRGRSRSRSYSRGRSDRSRSPVKRERSFERDDRRSRSPKRHRRSLSPVRGRKHSPARDERSPQERRSPSPRDRRHANGSDYSGSPRGRSRTPDREADAEDRDYKSSAKENGNSRSPSPLPKDDRSPIYDEEDDENHASPRRSESN
- the LOC108486528 gene encoding serine/arginine-rich splicing factor RS2Z32-like isoform X6, producing MPRYDDRRGGTRLYVGHLSSRTRSRDLEDMFSRYGRVRDVDMKRDYAFVEFSDPRDADDARYSLNGRDLDGCRIIVEFAKGVPRGPGGSRDYAGRGPTPGSGRCFNCGIDGHWARDCKAGDWKNKCYRCGERGHIERDCQNSPKKLRPRSYSRSPSARRGRSRSRSYSRGRSDRSRSPVKRERSFERDDRRSRSPKRHRRSLSPVRGRKHSPARDERSPQERRSPSPRDRRHANGSDYSGSPRGRSRTPDREADAEDRDYKSSAKENGNSRSPSPLPKDDRSPIYDEEDDENHASPRRSESN
- the LOC108486528 gene encoding serine/arginine-rich splicing factor RS2Z32-like isoform X5, with amino-acid sequence MPRYDDRRGGTRLYVGHLSSRTRSRDLEDMFSRYGRVRDVDMKRDYAFVEFSDPRDADDARYSLNGRDLDGCRIIVEFAKGVPRGPGGSRDYAGRGPTPGSGRCFNCGIDGHWARDCKAGDWKNKCYRCGERGHIERDCQNSPKKLRPRSYSRSPSARRGRSRSRSYSRGRSDSRSRSPVKRERSFERDDRRSRSPKRHRRSLSPVRGRKHSPARDERSPQERRSPSPRDRRHANGSDYSGSPRGRSRTPDREADAEDRDYKSSAKENGNSRSPSPLPKDDRSPIYDEEDDENHASPRRSESN
- the LOC108486528 gene encoding serine/arginine-rich splicing factor RS2Z32-like isoform X3, which produces MPRYDDRRGGTRLYVGHLSSRTRSRDLEDMFSRYGRVRDVDMKRDYAFVEFSDPRDADDARYSLNGRDLDGCRIIVEFAKGVPRGPGGSRDYAGRGPTPGSGRCFNCGIDGHWARDCKAGDWKNKCYRCGERGHIERDCQNSPKKLSRRPRSYSRSPSARRGRSRSRSYSRGRSDSRSRSPVKRERSFERDDRRSRSPKRHRRSLSPVRGRKHSPARDERSPQERRSPSPRDRRHANGSDYSGSPRGRSRTPDREADAEDRDYKSSAKENGNSRSPSPLPKDDRSPIYDEEDDENHASPRRSESN